In Primulina huaijiensis isolate GDHJ02 chromosome 6, ASM1229523v2, whole genome shotgun sequence, a single window of DNA contains:
- the LOC140979099 gene encoding uncharacterized protein, producing MPPRRILHRTDEVRQETDNEVRQEENIPQPPPVQDASARVLAGMARFFEQHVGDGARVRPEPVYERFRRMHPDEFHGTTDPFVAEGWIRSLEVIFRYMDMADADRVCCTIYLLKGDASLWWEGAERGVNMATLTWEEFKRVFYDKYFTSDVRFRLKREFMSLRQGDWSVAELVQKFDRGCHFVPLIANDAAEKLRYFLDGLRPTIRRDVMLCDPNAWRSY from the coding sequence ATGCCTCCTAGAAGGATTTTGCATAGGACTGATGAGGTTAGACAGGAGACGGATAACGAGGTGAGACAGGAGGAGAACATTCCACAGCCTCCACCTGTTCAGGATGCTAGTGCCCGTGTACTAGCCGGTATGGCCCGGTTCTTTGAGCAACATGTCGGGGATGGAGCAAGGGTTAGACCAGAGCCAGTTTATGAGAGATTTAGGAGGATGCACCCCGATGAGTTTcatggcactactgatccattcgttgctgagggatggattcgatCTTTAGAGGTGATTTTTCGCTACATGGACATGGCAGACGCTGATCGAGTTTGCTGCACCATTTATCTGTTGAAGGGCgacgcttccttatggtgggagggagcggagCGAGGAGTGAACATGGCGACATTGACTTGGGAGGAGTTCAAGAGGgtattctatgacaagtacttcacaTCTGATGTTCGTTTTAGGCttaagagggagtttatgagtctccgtcagggagattGGTCTGTTGCCGAacttgtgcagaagtttgataggggttgtcactttgtgcccttaatTGCCAATGATGCGGCGGAGAAATTACGATACTTTCTAGATGGTTTGAGGCCGACTATCCGACGTGATGTGATGCTTTGCGATCCTAATGCTTGGCGATCCTACTGA